In one window of Kitasatospora sp. MMS16-BH015 DNA:
- a CDS encoding FAD-binding oxidoreductase, with protein MATSSTVNGGVSHWYSELGPAEPRPALDGSVEVDVAVVGGGYTGLWTAYYLKQADPGLRVAVLEREFCGYGASGRNGGWLYNGFAGRGVFARRYGKERAVAMQRAMTASVDEVLRVCAAEGIEADQVKGGVLEVARTPAQVERLDAFVAAEHAYGETEVQRLGAAEAAERLAVAGALGASWTPHGARLQPVKLVRGLAAAAERLGVEIFERTAVTGIHPASGGARARAVTARGVVSARYVLRCTEGFTAELPGEKRTWLPMNSSMIVTAPLPAAFWDEIGWAGRETLGDFAHAYMYAQRTADDRIALGGRGVPYRYGSRTDLDGSTAPRTVAQLTEILHRFFPAARGAAVEHAWSGVLGVPRDWCSTVVLDPRSGLGWAGGYVGSGVTTTNLAARTLRDLVLGTPTELTTLPWVGHRVRHWEPEPLRWLGVHGLYAAYHYADRQESGTRPHTSPVARLADLVSGRH; from the coding sequence GTGGCCACGTCCAGCACCGTCAACGGCGGGGTCTCCCACTGGTACTCCGAGCTCGGGCCCGCCGAGCCGCGGCCGGCCCTGGACGGGTCGGTCGAGGTGGACGTGGCCGTGGTCGGGGGCGGGTACACCGGGCTCTGGACGGCGTACTACCTCAAGCAGGCCGACCCGGGCCTGCGGGTGGCGGTGCTGGAGCGGGAGTTCTGCGGGTACGGCGCCTCCGGCCGCAACGGCGGCTGGCTCTACAACGGGTTCGCCGGGCGCGGGGTGTTCGCGCGGCGGTACGGCAAGGAGCGGGCCGTCGCGATGCAGCGCGCGATGACCGCCTCGGTGGACGAGGTGCTGCGGGTCTGCGCGGCGGAGGGCATCGAGGCCGACCAGGTCAAGGGCGGCGTGCTGGAGGTGGCCCGCACCCCCGCGCAGGTCGAGCGGCTGGACGCGTTCGTGGCGGCGGAGCACGCGTACGGCGAGACCGAGGTGCAGCGGCTCGGCGCGGCCGAGGCGGCCGAGCGGCTGGCCGTCGCCGGGGCGCTGGGCGCGAGCTGGACGCCGCACGGGGCCCGGCTGCAGCCGGTCAAGCTGGTGCGCGGGCTCGCGGCGGCGGCCGAGCGGCTCGGGGTGGAGATCTTCGAGCGCACGGCCGTGACCGGCATCCACCCGGCCTCGGGCGGGGCGAGGGCCCGGGCGGTGACGGCGCGCGGGGTGGTCTCGGCGCGGTACGTGCTGCGCTGCACCGAGGGCTTCACCGCCGAGCTGCCGGGCGAGAAGCGCACCTGGCTGCCGATGAACTCCTCGATGATCGTCACGGCCCCGCTGCCCGCCGCCTTCTGGGACGAGATCGGCTGGGCCGGCCGGGAGACGCTCGGCGACTTCGCGCACGCCTACATGTACGCCCAGCGCACCGCCGACGACCGGATCGCCCTCGGCGGCCGGGGCGTCCCGTACCGCTACGGCTCCCGGACCGACCTGGACGGCTCGACCGCCCCGCGCACCGTGGCCCAGCTCACCGAGATCCTGCACCGCTTCTTCCCGGCGGCCCGCGGCGCGGCGGTGGAGCACGCCTGGTCGGGGGTGCTGGGCGTGCCGCGCGACTGGTGCAGCACCGTGGTGCTCGACCCGCGCTCCGGCCTCGGCTGGGCCGGCGGCTACGTCGGCAGCGGCGTCACCACCACCAACCTGGCCGCCCGCACGCTCCGTGACCTCGTGCTCGGCACCCCCACCGAGCTCACCACCCTCCCCTGGGTCGGCCACCGCGTCCGCCACTGGGAGCCCGAGCCGCTGCGCTGGCTCGGCGTGCACGGCCTCTACGCCGCCTACCACTACGCCGACCGCCAGGAATCCGGCACCCGCCCGCACACCTCCCCGGTCGCCCGCCTCGCCGACCTCGTCTCGGGGCGGCACTGA